In Planctomycetia bacterium, one DNA window encodes the following:
- a CDS encoding AMP-binding protein — protein MPEATAPAPHATAPDALNVSSHLARAAQTSPDQPAIIWRCGHGYARRSFDELNREVDILAHGLDAAGVARGTRTILMARPSAEFFALTFALYRVGAVPVLVDPGMGRRRMVQCLAAIHAEAFVGIPLAHLLRITNPVAFRSVHIAVTIGRRFAWGGWTLDRLRAMGTRAGRGAPFETTDTQPDDPAAIIFTTGSTGPPKAVLFQHRTFDAQVRMLREHFGIRPGEVDLPTFPLFALFDPALGMTAVIPEMDPTRPAMVDPMKILRAIRDNNVTHMFGSPALLNRVGRYGEAIGVKLPSLRRVISAGAAVPPEVLKRFAQMLDESARIHTPYGATEALPVASIDHREILGETALQTADGEGTCVGKPLPDAAVRVIRITDDPIPAWDESLVLPPGQIGEFVVKGPMVTRAYLSSGEAHDAGVTASGSNTMQSHHADSAIRANQLAKIPDGDDLWHRMGDVGWIDERGRLWFCGRKSHRVETPDGVLFTEQVEAIFNQHPAVFRSALVGVGQRTNQRPVVCIELEPSHRNTDRPTLIRELNEMAARHNHTRTIRTFLINTRFPVDIRHNSKIFREKLSVWAAERLQTKPCKPW, from the coding sequence ATGCCTGAAGCAACTGCGCCGGCTCCCCATGCAACAGCCCCGGACGCGCTTAACGTCAGCAGCCACCTGGCCCGCGCGGCGCAAACCAGCCCCGATCAACCCGCCATCATCTGGAGGTGCGGCCATGGTTACGCGCGCCGATCGTTCGACGAACTGAACCGCGAGGTGGACATCCTCGCGCACGGGCTGGATGCCGCCGGTGTCGCGCGTGGCACGCGGACGATTCTCATGGCGCGGCCCAGCGCCGAATTCTTCGCCCTGACGTTCGCGCTCTATCGCGTCGGCGCGGTGCCCGTGCTGGTCGATCCCGGCATGGGCCGTCGGCGAATGGTCCAATGCCTCGCTGCCATCCACGCCGAGGCGTTTGTTGGCATCCCGCTCGCGCATCTGCTGCGAATCACAAATCCCGTCGCGTTTCGATCCGTGCATATTGCCGTCACGATCGGCCGGCGCTTCGCCTGGGGCGGATGGACGCTGGACCGTCTTCGCGCGATGGGAACGCGCGCCGGCCGCGGAGCGCCCTTCGAGACGACGGACACACAACCCGACGATCCAGCGGCAATCATCTTCACCACCGGCTCGACCGGCCCGCCGAAGGCCGTGCTGTTTCAGCATCGCACCTTCGACGCGCAAGTGCGGATGCTGCGCGAGCATTTCGGGATCCGTCCCGGCGAAGTGGACCTGCCGACGTTCCCGCTTTTTGCGCTGTTTGATCCCGCGCTGGGAATGACGGCGGTCATTCCCGAAATGGACCCGACGCGGCCGGCGATGGTCGATCCGATGAAGATCCTCCGCGCCATTCGAGACAACAATGTGACGCATATGTTTGGTTCGCCGGCGCTGCTCAATCGCGTGGGGCGATATGGCGAAGCCATTGGCGTGAAGCTGCCGTCGCTGCGTCGCGTCATTTCAGCCGGCGCGGCCGTGCCACCGGAGGTGCTCAAACGCTTCGCGCAAATGCTCGACGAATCGGCCCGAATTCACACGCCCTACGGCGCGACCGAAGCCCTGCCCGTCGCGTCCATCGACCATCGCGAAATCCTCGGCGAGACGGCCTTGCAAACGGCCGACGGCGAGGGCACCTGCGTCGGAAAACCCCTGCCCGATGCGGCCGTGCGTGTGATTCGCATCACCGATGACCCGATCCCCGCCTGGGATGAGTCGCTCGTCCTGCCGCCGGGGCAGATCGGCGAGTTCGTCGTGAAGGGGCCGATGGTAACCCGAGCGTACTTGAGCAGCGGCGAAGCGCACGACGCGGGTGTCACGGCTTCCGGCAGCAACACGATGCAGAGCCATCACGCTGATTCGGCGATTCGCGCCAACCAGCTCGCGAAAATCCCCGATGGGGACGACCTCTGGCACCGCATGGGCGACGTCGGCTGGATCGACGAGCGCGGGCGGCTCTGGTTCTGCGGCCGCAAGAGCCATCGCGTCGAAACACCGGACGGCGTGCTGTTCACTGAACAGGTCGAAGCGATCTTCAATCAGCATCCGGCTGTGTTTCGCTCGGCGCTGGTCGGCGTCGGCCAGCGGACCAATCAGCGGCCGGTGGTCTGCATCGAGCTGGAGCCGTCGCATCGCAACACGGATCGCCCGACGCTCATACGCGAGTTGAACGAGATGGCGGCCCGGCACAATCACACGCGTACGATTCGCACGTTCCTGATCAACACCCGCTTTCCGGTTGACATCCGTCACAATTCCAAGATCTTCCGCGAAAAGCTGTCCGTCTGGGCGGCGGAAAGGTTGCAAACAAAACCGTGCAAGCCCTGGTGA
- a CDS encoding alpha/beta fold hydrolase, with product MASPSPTWKSLYPFESHWLNRAGLRLHYLDEGAGPPVLMLHGNPTWSFYYRELVRALAPTHRCIVPDHIGCGLSDKPSAGRYPYTLDARVADVEVLLDHLDIQRDLTLVLHDWGGMIGCAVAVRRPERIARLVILNTAAFLLPPGKPLPMRLRVLRDGGPLAKLMVQGMNLFAGPAVRMASAKGLPRDVAAGLLAPYDSWDNRIATLRFVQDIPLAPGDPSYNTALHTQENLDCLADKPMLICWGMKDFVFDADFLAEWRRRFPRAKVHTFPDAGHYVLEDACEAVTERVRTFLTAAAAPNGAAPYA from the coding sequence TCCCCAACATGGAAATCGCTCTACCCCTTCGAAAGCCATTGGCTCAACCGCGCCGGGCTGCGCCTGCATTACCTCGACGAGGGAGCCGGCCCGCCGGTGCTGATGCTGCACGGCAATCCGACGTGGTCGTTCTACTACCGCGAGCTGGTGCGGGCCTTGGCCCCGACTCATCGCTGCATCGTGCCCGATCACATCGGCTGCGGCCTGTCCGACAAACCCTCAGCCGGGCGCTATCCGTACACGCTCGACGCCCGCGTGGCGGACGTGGAGGTCCTGCTCGATCATCTCGATATTCAGAGAGATTTGACGCTTGTCCTGCACGACTGGGGCGGCATGATCGGCTGCGCGGTCGCCGTCCGCCGGCCGGAGCGCATCGCACGGTTGGTCATCCTTAACACGGCCGCGTTCCTGCTCCCGCCGGGCAAGCCATTGCCGATGAGGCTGCGCGTTCTGCGCGACGGCGGACCGCTGGCGAAGCTCATGGTGCAGGGGATGAACCTGTTCGCCGGGCCGGCCGTTCGGATGGCCAGCGCGAAGGGACTGCCGCGCGACGTCGCTGCGGGGCTGCTCGCGCCGTACGACTCCTGGGACAATCGCATCGCGACGCTGCGGTTCGTGCAGGACATTCCGCTGGCCCCGGGCGACCCGAGCTACAACACCGCCCTGCACACGCAGGAAAATCTCGACTGCCTCGCAGACAAGCCGATGCTGATCTGCTGGGGCATGAAGGACTTTGTCTTCGACGCCGACTTTCTCGCCGAGTGGCGTCGGCGGTTTCCCCGAGCGAAGGTCCACACCTTCCCCGACGCGGGGCACTACGTGCTGGAGGATGCGTGCGAAGCGGTCACCGAACGCGTGCGAACGTTTCTCACCGCCGCAGCCGCGCCGAATGGAGCAGCGCCTTATGCCTGA